One part of the Eucalyptus grandis isolate ANBG69807.140 chromosome 10, ASM1654582v1, whole genome shotgun sequence genome encodes these proteins:
- the LOC104422255 gene encoding uncharacterized protein LOC104422255 isoform X2, with amino-acid sequence MASMKCKAVSGSLRFHIGLLPYASTPLLRVDLMLISAAIAPSLKKLLQSKGHDVEVHIQLKNALHPKWAHTTAEAMLQMSRIMHLDEAELYFCEDDSCSPMGYYTQKNELEALNSMLSHVNSSFLDDTCSHKDVLQDLREAIIQLICDFGEKNITETRVINSQNCDKENFLLQWAAIMQYGKVDSATNTLKFRMSRPCHAGEQFYLICGNFSSLHLITFYGFMPQMDNPYDVVQLDIDGSQDVCSDELDASSGTTHMVRGTWFSDNHSNFHYGLPVPLLTHFRRAREDFLDADSPLQEKLKIEIEVLEDLSLTFSGMMENLGEVDSVSGEKMDWDVKLAVEYRNLQRMISLILSSCYASRKLVEDDRCKSIAKDNSSPF; translated from the exons ATGGCCTCAATGAAATGCAAGGCAGTTTCTGGATCCTTGAGGTTTCACATTGGTCTACTGCCCTATGCCAGTACCCCTTTATTGAGGGTTGACTTGATGTTGATATCTGCTGCTATTGCACCATCACTTAAG AAATTACTGCAAAGCAAGGGACATGATGTGGAAGTGCATATACAGCTCAAGAATGCTTTGCATCCCAAATGGGCACACACTACAGCTGAAGCAATGCTGCAAATGTCGAGAATTATGCACTTGGATGAG GCTGAACTCTATTTTTGCGAGGATGATAGCTGTTCACCCATGGGATACTACACCCAGAAAAATGAACTGGAAGCTCTAAATTCTATGCTTTCTCATGTCAATAGCTCGTTTCTGGATGATACTTGCTCTCACAAGGACGTCCTGCAAGATTTGCGGGAAGCAATTATTCAGCTGATCTGTGACTTTGGGGAAAAGAACATTACAGAAACCAGAGTCATCAACTCCCAGAATTGTGACAAGGAAAACTTTCTATTACAGTGGG CTGCTATCATGCAGTATGGCAAAGTTGATTCTGCAACAAACACATTAAAGTTCCGCATGTCAAGACCATGTCACGCAGGAGAACAGTTCTATCTTATTTGCGGGAACTTCTCCAGTTTGCATCTAATTACCTTTTATGGATTCATGCCTCAAATGGATAACCCATATGACGTCGTCCAACTGG ATATAGATGGTTCTCAGGATGTTTGTTCTGATGAATTGGACGCATCCAGTGGCACAACTCATATGGTGAGGGGTACTTGGTTTTCAGACAACCATAGCAACTTCCATTATGGCTTGCCAGTTCCATTGCTGACCCATTTTAGAAGAGCTCGGGAGGATTTCCTGGATGCTGATTCTCCT CTGCAGGAGAAGCTAAAGATAGAAATTGAGGTTCTTGAGGACCTCTCCTTGACTTTCAGTGGGATGATGGAAAACCTTGGTGAGGTGGATAGTGTGTCCGG GGAGAAAATGGATTGGGATGTGAAGCTTGCGGTGGAGTACAGAAATCTTCAGAGGATGATTTCCTTGATCTTGAGCTCATGTTATGCCAGTCGCAAGTTGGTTGAGGACGACCGTTGTAAATCGATAGCCAAGGACAACAGTAGCCCTTTTTAG
- the LOC104422255 gene encoding uncharacterized protein LOC104422255 isoform X1 encodes MASMKCKAVSGSLRFHIGLLPYASTPLLRVDLMLISAAIAPSLKKLLQSKGHDVEVHIQLKNALHPKWAHTTAEAMLQMSRIMHLDEAELYFCEDDSCSPMGYYTQKNELEALNSMLSHVNSSFLDDTCSHKDVLQDLREAIIQLICDFGEKNITETRVINSQNCDKENFLLQWAAIMQYGKVDSATNTLKFRMSRPCHAGEQFYLICGNFSSLHLITFYGFMPQMDNPYDVVQLGNSNFIIFIWDEMLYFLDNMQNSSIPNETGYIDGSQDVCSDELDASSGTTHMVRGTWFSDNHSNFHYGLPVPLLTHFRRAREDFLDADSPLQEKLKIEIEVLEDLSLTFSGMMENLGEVDSVSGEKMDWDVKLAVEYRNLQRMISLILSSCYASRKLVEDDRCKSIAKDNSSPF; translated from the exons ATGGCCTCAATGAAATGCAAGGCAGTTTCTGGATCCTTGAGGTTTCACATTGGTCTACTGCCCTATGCCAGTACCCCTTTATTGAGGGTTGACTTGATGTTGATATCTGCTGCTATTGCACCATCACTTAAG AAATTACTGCAAAGCAAGGGACATGATGTGGAAGTGCATATACAGCTCAAGAATGCTTTGCATCCCAAATGGGCACACACTACAGCTGAAGCAATGCTGCAAATGTCGAGAATTATGCACTTGGATGAG GCTGAACTCTATTTTTGCGAGGATGATAGCTGTTCACCCATGGGATACTACACCCAGAAAAATGAACTGGAAGCTCTAAATTCTATGCTTTCTCATGTCAATAGCTCGTTTCTGGATGATACTTGCTCTCACAAGGACGTCCTGCAAGATTTGCGGGAAGCAATTATTCAGCTGATCTGTGACTTTGGGGAAAAGAACATTACAGAAACCAGAGTCATCAACTCCCAGAATTGTGACAAGGAAAACTTTCTATTACAGTGGG CTGCTATCATGCAGTATGGCAAAGTTGATTCTGCAACAAACACATTAAAGTTCCGCATGTCAAGACCATGTCACGCAGGAGAACAGTTCTATCTTATTTGCGGGAACTTCTCCAGTTTGCATCTAATTACCTTTTATGGATTCATGCCTCAAATGGATAACCCATATGACGTCGTCCAACTGGGCAATTCCaatttcatcatattcatttgGGATGAAATGTTGTATTTCTTGGACAATATGCAGAATAGTTCTATTCCAAACGAAACAGGAT ATATAGATGGTTCTCAGGATGTTTGTTCTGATGAATTGGACGCATCCAGTGGCACAACTCATATGGTGAGGGGTACTTGGTTTTCAGACAACCATAGCAACTTCCATTATGGCTTGCCAGTTCCATTGCTGACCCATTTTAGAAGAGCTCGGGAGGATTTCCTGGATGCTGATTCTCCT CTGCAGGAGAAGCTAAAGATAGAAATTGAGGTTCTTGAGGACCTCTCCTTGACTTTCAGTGGGATGATGGAAAACCTTGGTGAGGTGGATAGTGTGTCCGG GGAGAAAATGGATTGGGATGTGAAGCTTGCGGTGGAGTACAGAAATCTTCAGAGGATGATTTCCTTGATCTTGAGCTCATGTTATGCCAGTCGCAAGTTGGTTGAGGACGACCGTTGTAAATCGATAGCCAAGGACAACAGTAGCCCTTTTTAG
- the LOC104422258 gene encoding pentatricopeptide repeat-containing protein At4g20740, producing the protein MPPNHRPAPEPFKPYFFYGHRKSSQNRPVVYGGLFSSRKAIAARRSPRPTSPPAPFHLHEWDPDHHGALQSPPPAPEPASSLAASRRLSPIARFIVDAFRRNRGDWGPPVVAEVLKAENNATIASKFFAWAGRQKGYRHDYAAYNALAYCLNRNDKFRAADQVPELMDSHWKPPSEKQFEILIRMHADARRGLRLYYVYEKMKKFGVKPRVFLYNKIIDGLVRTDHLDLALSVYDDFRFDGLVEDSVTYMILIKGLCKAGRINEMMEILAKMRANLCKPDVFAYTAMVKILVSEGNLDGCLGVWEEMKRDGVKADVMAYGTLVTGLCKGKRTDKAFELFQEMKAKCFLIDRAIYGVLVESFVACGKVESACGLLKDLIDLGYQADLRIYNALIEGLCSVKHVDKAHKLFFIMLQDDLWPDFRTVNPILVSYAEMRRMEDFSKLLMQMEKFGFSVMNDLSSFFSSFVCVEERIPIALDVFRDLKVKGYCSVSIYNILLGALKKSGDVKLVMSLFDEMKSTQIKPNSLTYSITIECLVALGEIKEACTFYNKIMEMSCLPSIDAYCSLAKGLSKIGEIDATMMLIRDCLASVMSGPMEFKYSLTILHATKSGQAEKVVEVLDEMVQEGFPPSDVAFCAVISGFCKHGTIEEARKVFSSMQQHKLLKESDAIVYEDMLVEHMQKKTADLVLSGLKFFGLERKLKAKECNLLPL; encoded by the coding sequence ATGCCGCCCAACCACCGTCCGGCGCCGGAGCCCTTCAAGCCTTACTTCTTCTACGGCCACCGCAAGTCCTCCCAGAACCGCCCCGTCGTGTACGGCGGCCTCTTCTCCTCCCGCAAGGCCATCGCCGCCCGGCGAAGCCCGAGACCCACGAGCCCTCCGGCCCCCTTCCACCTCCACGAATGGGACCCGGACCACCACGGCGCCCTCCAATCTCCGCCGCCGGCGCCCGAGCCTGCCTCCTCCCTCGCCGCCTCGCGCCGCCTCTCTCCGATCGCCCGGTTCATCGTCGACGCGTTCCGCCGGAACCGCGGCGACTGGGGCCCGCCCGTCGTCGCCGAGGTGCTCAAGGCGGAGAATAACGCCACGATCGCCTCCAAGTTCTTTGCTTGGGCAGGTAGGCAAAAGGGTTATAGGCATGACTATGCTGCCTATAATGCACTTGCTTATTGCTTGAATAGGAACGACAAGTTCCGGGCTGCTGACCAGGTGCCCGAGTTGATGGACTCGCATTGGAAGCCGCCTAGTGAGAAGCAATTCGAGATTTTGATTAGGATGCATGCGGATGCCAGGAGGGGATTGAGGCTTTACTATGTGtatgagaagatgaagaagttcGGCGTGAAGCCACGTGTTTTCTTGTATAACAAGATTATTGATGGGTTGGTGAGGACTGATCATTTGGATCTGGCATTGTCTGTTTACGATGATTTTAGGTTTGATGGCCTAGTTGAGGATAGCGTCACTTACATGATCCTGATAAAAGGATTGTGTAAGGCAGGGAGGATTAatgaaatgatggagattttggCTAAAATGAGAGCAAACTTGTGCAAGCCGGATGTTTTTGCATACACGGCAATGGTTAAGATATTGGTTTCGGAGGGGAATTTAGACGGATGCTTAGGGGTGTGGGAGGAAATGAAGAGAGATGGTGTCAAGGCTGATGTTATGGCATATGGAACCTTGGTTACGGGATTGtgtaaaggaaagagaacgGACAAGGCCTTTGAGCTGTTTCAGGAGATGAAAgcaaaatgttttttaattgaTCGGGCGATTTATGGCGTATTAGTTGAGTCATTTGTTGCATGTGGCAAAGTTGAATCTGCTTGTGGCTTGTTGAAGGATTTAATTGACTTAGGATATCAGGCTGACTTGCGGATCTATAACGCTCTTATTGAAGGCTTGTGTAGTGTCAAGCATGTTGATAAGGCTCACAAGCTTTTCTTTATAATGTTGCAGGATGATCTTTGGCCAGATTTCAGGACAGTTAATCCCATTCTGGTTTCTTACGCTGAGATGAGAAGAATGGAGGATTTCAGCAAGTTGCTGATGCAGATGGAGAAGTTTGGATTTTCTGTGATGAACGATCTCTCCAGTTTCTTCTCATCTTTCGTTTGTGTGGAAGAGAGGATACCAATAGCTTTAGATGTTTTCAGGGACTTGAAAGTAAAAGGTTACTGCAGCGTGTCGATCTACAATATCCTGTTGGGGGCTTTGAAAAAGTCTGGGGATGTGAAATTAGTAATGTCTCTATTTGATGAAATGAAGAGCACCCAAATCAAGCCCAATTCCTTGACTTACAGTATCACAATCGAATGTCTTGTTGCGCTCGGGGAAATAAAAGAGGCGTGCACATTTTATAATAAGATAATGGAGATGTCGTGTCTCCCCTCTATAGATGCATATTGTTCTCTTGCTAAAGGACTCAGCAAAATCGGGGAGATTGATGCGACTATGATGCTCATCCGTGATTGCCTGGCCAGTGTTATGAGTGGACCCATGGAGTTCAAATACTCTCTGACGATTCTCCATGCAACTAAGTCAGGGCAGGCTGAGAAAGTGGTTGAAGTCCTGGATGAGATGGTGCAAGAGGGCTTCCCTCCAAGTGATGTTGCATTCTGTGCTGTCATCTCTGGATTTTGTAAGCATGGGACAATAGAAGAAGCTAGAAAAGTCTTTTCAAGTATGCAACAGCACAAACTTTTGAAGGAATCAGATGCAATTGTTTATGAGGACATGCTGGTTGAACACATGCAGAAGAAGACTGCAGACCTAGTTTTATCGggattgaaattttttggcttggaaagaaaattgaaagcaaAGGAATGTAACCTGTTGCCTTTGTGA